A single Streptomyces sp. Edi2 DNA region contains:
- a CDS encoding TetR family transcriptional regulator, protein MTVQSGRRERKKAATRQKIADTALRLFLERGYDAVGIRDVAAEADVAVTTVFSHFASKEALVFEQDEDFEQRLTQAVTGRAPHEPLIPALRREIQALVRHCTADGAAPIWHMIDASPALREYEESMRLRHAESLGTAIAADPDLSQTTTASRTIARFVIDAYSLAREATDPEAALDEIFRMIEAAWEVTCPSAGGR, encoded by the coding sequence ATGACCGTGCAGTCCGGACGCCGTGAGCGCAAGAAGGCCGCGACCCGCCAGAAGATCGCTGACACCGCCCTGCGGCTCTTCCTGGAACGCGGGTACGACGCGGTGGGCATCCGTGACGTGGCCGCCGAGGCCGACGTGGCCGTCACCACGGTCTTCTCCCACTTCGCCTCGAAAGAGGCCCTGGTGTTCGAGCAGGACGAGGACTTCGAGCAACGCCTCACGCAGGCGGTCACCGGCCGGGCACCGCACGAACCGCTCATCCCTGCACTGCGCCGCGAGATCCAGGCCCTGGTGCGGCATTGCACGGCGGACGGCGCCGCTCCGATCTGGCACATGATCGACGCATCGCCTGCGCTGCGGGAGTACGAGGAGTCGATGAGGCTGCGCCATGCAGAGTCGCTGGGAACAGCCATCGCCGCCGATCCCGACCTGTCACAGACCACAACAGCGAGCCGGACGATCGCGAGGTTCGTGATCGACGCCTATTCGCTGGCCCGTGAGGCGACCGATCCGGAGGCCGCGCTGGACGAGATCTTCCGGATGATCGAGGCGGCCTGGGAGGTCACCTGCCCTTCTGCGGGCGGTCGTTAG
- a CDS encoding NADP-dependent oxidoreductase: protein MKKVSFAEFGGPDVLQLIDAEEPHAGPGRVRIAVRAAGVNPFDWRVREGQMLAAHPVELPAGVGQDAAGVVDEVGEGVEGVEVGDHVFGEGSSAYAEFAVLSAWARMPEGLTFEEAAGYPSVVETALRIIRQVDVEPGQTLLVSGASGGVGSAVLQIARDRGITVIGMAGAANQDYLRSLGALATTYGEGWVERVRRLGPVDGALDLAGSGVIRELVELTGDPQKVISIADLAAPELGVRFSGVAGSMPEALAEAVGLISRAKLHIPVEKSYTLAEAAAAHIDSKAGHTRGRRVVVV from the coding sequence ATGAAGAAAGTGAGCTTCGCCGAGTTCGGCGGTCCGGACGTTCTGCAACTCATAGATGCCGAGGAGCCCCACGCGGGCCCCGGTCGGGTACGCATCGCCGTGCGGGCGGCGGGCGTGAACCCCTTCGACTGGAGGGTCCGTGAGGGCCAGATGCTGGCGGCCCACCCGGTCGAGTTGCCCGCCGGAGTCGGGCAGGACGCCGCCGGGGTGGTGGACGAGGTCGGCGAGGGTGTCGAAGGGGTCGAGGTCGGCGACCACGTCTTCGGCGAAGGCTCGAGCGCCTATGCCGAGTTCGCCGTGCTGTCGGCCTGGGCCCGTATGCCCGAGGGGCTGACATTCGAAGAGGCGGCCGGGTACCCCTCCGTGGTGGAAACCGCGCTGCGCATCATCCGCCAGGTCGATGTGGAGCCCGGGCAGACGCTGCTGGTCAGCGGTGCGTCCGGGGGAGTCGGATCGGCGGTGCTGCAGATCGCCCGCGACCGCGGCATCACGGTGATCGGCATGGCCGGGGCCGCGAACCAGGACTACCTGCGCAGCCTGGGTGCCCTCGCCACGACGTACGGTGAGGGCTGGGTCGAGCGGGTGCGGCGGCTCGGCCCTGTCGACGGCGCTCTCGATCTGGCCGGCTCGGGCGTGATCCGCGAGCTCGTCGAGCTGACCGGGGATCCGCAGAAGGTGATCTCCATCGCCGATCTCGCCGCGCCGGAGCTCGGCGTCCGGTTCTCCGGCGTGGCCGGGAGCATGCCGGAAGCGCTCGCCGAGGCCGTCGGCCTCATCTCGAGAGCGAAGCTCCATATCCCGGTCGAGAAGTCGTACACACTCGCCGAGGCCGCGGCGGCGCACATCGACAGCAAGGCCGGTCACACGCGCGGGCGCCGGGTCGTGGTCGTCTGA
- a CDS encoding MDR family MFS transporter yields the protein MTAAIQERPAVQTGRIPTVVRLLVLATFVVILNETILINAIPRLMESLHITQQSAQWVSTVFMLTMAAVIPITGWFLQRVTTRQAYAIAMGVFLAGTALSAVAPSFEVLLLGRVVQAAGTAVMMPLLMTTLMIVVPEQDRGRVMGNVTLAISVAPALGPAASGLILQAGSWRMLFVVVLPIAGLVTLFGLRKVDNISEPQVSAIDWLSVSVAALGFGGLVYGLSLLGESGGRFGLGIGIVVAGVAAIAVFVIRQLKLQRTGTPLMDLRTLGHRTYALSLALISIGFLAMLGSMILLPLYLQNVRGLSPLETGLLVMPGGLAMGLLGPTVGKLFDRFGSRPLVLPGSIGMVLTLAGFTQVSMTMPYWQVLGLHALLMVSLAATFTPVFTLGMGALPPHLYPHGSSMLGTLQQVAAAFGTALVVTVMSARTGHLVADGVAAVPAELSGMKLAFAVAAALSVVTIVFAAKLPRRIADADAHDSNVADQPTGS from the coding sequence AGCTGCGATTCAAGAACGACCGGCCGTGCAGACGGGCCGCATACCGACTGTGGTGCGACTGCTGGTGCTGGCCACATTCGTGGTGATCCTGAACGAGACGATTTTGATCAACGCCATCCCGCGGTTGATGGAGTCGTTGCACATCACCCAGCAGTCGGCGCAGTGGGTCTCCACGGTGTTCATGCTGACCATGGCCGCCGTGATTCCGATCACCGGCTGGTTCCTGCAGCGGGTCACCACCCGCCAGGCCTACGCCATCGCGATGGGAGTGTTCCTCGCGGGTACGGCTCTGTCGGCCGTCGCGCCCTCCTTCGAGGTGCTGCTGCTGGGACGCGTCGTGCAGGCCGCAGGGACAGCCGTGATGATGCCCCTCCTGATGACCACGTTGATGATCGTGGTGCCCGAGCAGGACCGCGGCCGGGTGATGGGCAACGTCACCCTGGCGATCTCGGTGGCGCCCGCGCTCGGACCTGCTGCCTCCGGGCTGATCCTGCAGGCCGGCTCCTGGCGGATGCTGTTTGTGGTCGTCCTGCCGATCGCGGGCCTGGTGACCCTGTTCGGGCTGCGCAAGGTGGACAACATCAGTGAGCCGCAGGTGAGCGCCATCGACTGGCTCAGTGTCTCCGTGGCGGCGCTCGGCTTCGGCGGCCTGGTGTACGGTCTGAGCCTCCTCGGCGAAAGCGGCGGCAGATTCGGGCTCGGCATCGGCATCGTCGTCGCCGGGGTCGCGGCAATCGCGGTTTTCGTGATCCGTCAGCTCAAATTGCAGCGCACCGGCACGCCTTTGATGGACCTGCGAACCCTCGGTCACCGCACCTATGCCCTGTCCCTGGCCCTCATTTCCATCGGTTTCCTGGCGATGCTCGGGTCGATGATCCTTCTGCCGCTGTACCTGCAGAACGTACGCGGGCTCAGCCCGCTGGAGACCGGCTTGCTGGTCATGCCGGGCGGCCTGGCCATGGGACTGCTCGGACCGACCGTGGGGAAGCTGTTCGACCGGTTCGGCAGCCGGCCGCTGGTGCTGCCCGGCTCGATCGGGATGGTGCTCACCCTCGCCGGTTTCACCCAGGTCTCGATGACGATGCCGTACTGGCAGGTGCTGGGACTGCACGCGCTGCTGATGGTGAGCCTGGCGGCGACGTTCACCCCCGTCTTCACGCTGGGCATGGGCGCGCTTCCCCCGCACCTGTACCCCCACGGCAGCTCGATGCTCGGGACGTTGCAGCAAGTCGCCGCGGCGTTCGGGACCGCACTCGTGGTGACCGTGATGTCCGCGCGCACCGGTCACCTGGTCGCCGACGGCGTCGCCGCAGTGCCCGCAGAGCTCAGCGGAATGAAGCTGGCCTTTGCCGTCGCCGCCGCTCTCAGTGTGGTGACCATCGTCTTTGCCGCAAAACTGCCGCGCAGGATCGCCGACGCCGACGCCCACGACAGCAACGTCGCGGACCAGCCCACCGGATCATGA